In a genomic window of Armatimonadota bacterium:
- a CDS encoding basic secretory protein-like protein → MITKLRFNHICGTNHRHANLSSVVACGAVLLLAAGASQAFQAAPVTPPAGPGSAGFTRPDRSGTIKDIKGDVFTLTSRRGDVTVTIPATATIDRIPDGKASRADLKVDARIGVYGAAKDDGSFTATRVVLLPARPASVTVTPPSPPALSAEALAASKAKLEKDTPEITLDTTGAPDLAGFAGRAKAICEAYYPFISAYLHSDGVTPPSKFTQTYREMSGVAYTSGDGCFFSAAYFRSHPDDYGAVVHEMTHVIQNYHGNNPGWLVEAVDDYIRFYRYEPMSKALHFTADRVPNDPQAYQIGAQFLDWAQAKYDKNLVPELNTAMRAGTYSDDIWKQKTNKAIADLWAEWKATLPAGAPKPTVAMGGSPAKQ, encoded by the coding sequence TTGATTACCAAGCTGCGTTTCAACCACATCTGCGGTACAAATCATCGCCATGCCAATCTGTCCTCTGTTGTCGCCTGCGGGGCTGTTCTCCTGCTTGCCGCAGGCGCCTCCCAAGCGTTCCAGGCCGCCCCGGTGACGCCTCCCGCTGGCCCGGGTAGCGCGGGATTCACGCGTCCCGACCGCTCGGGCACGATCAAAGACATCAAGGGCGACGTCTTCACCCTCACGAGCCGCCGCGGGGACGTGACGGTGACGATACCGGCTACTGCGACCATCGACCGCATCCCCGATGGCAAAGCGTCACGGGCGGACCTGAAAGTGGACGCCCGAATCGGTGTCTACGGGGCCGCCAAGGACGACGGATCGTTCACCGCGACACGCGTCGTTCTGCTTCCCGCGCGTCCGGCCAGCGTGACCGTCACCCCCCCTTCGCCGCCCGCTCTGTCCGCGGAGGCGCTGGCGGCTTCTAAGGCGAAACTGGAAAAGGATACACCCGAGATCACGCTCGACACAACCGGCGCTCCGGACCTTGCCGGGTTTGCGGGACGCGCGAAGGCGATCTGCGAGGCCTACTACCCGTTCATTTCCGCCTATCTGCATTCCGATGGTGTCACGCCCCCATCAAAGTTCACCCAGACTTATCGAGAGATGTCGGGCGTTGCCTACACGTCAGGCGACGGCTGTTTCTTCTCGGCCGCCTATTTCCGGAGCCACCCGGATGACTACGGCGCAGTGGTGCACGAGATGACCCACGTGATACAGAACTACCACGGCAACAATCCTGGCTGGCTTGTGGAAGCAGTGGACGACTACATCCGGTTTTACCGATATGAACCGATGAGCAAGGCCCTGCACTTCACGGCTGACCGTGTGCCGAACGATCCCCAGGCCTATCAGATTGGCGCCCAGTTCCTGGATTGGGCTCAGGCCAAATATGACAAGAACCTGGTGCCGGAACTGAACACTGCGATGCGCGCTGGAACCTACTCCGACGATATCTGGAAGCAGAAGACCAACAAGGCGATTGCGGACCTCTGGGCCGAGTGGAAGGCGACGCTGCCGGCCGGTGCCCCAAAGCCCACGGTCGCCATGGGCGGCTCACCCGCCAAACAGTGA